One stretch of Nocardia mangyaensis DNA includes these proteins:
- a CDS encoding tyrosine-type recombinase/integrase — protein sequence MRRGRPPRPLGVPGKPMLTEIAPGHWKARIYVRDTSGRRRDVTRFSPIKLNTQGRALPDRTGQRALDAVLSAAADIRVDLDDALSDSITVRELWKHYRDHLISLNRAGATISRYDEAAKTFDTAFGGRRLFEVTTSTVESFLQEVGHARGPSNMRTARNVLSGMFRFACSRTPLEVNPVREAKMAENVEAKGRTGGAGDLTVDQLRFILSSVRVSTTPCPRKLAKAERERGKPVKAYTPPTVAAYCEGADIADVITLYAATGLRRSQMLGLVWSDIDFDESTLRPTGKVIRLAGVGLVRVTDDNDPKNHTGTMALPDFAVVMLKRRKAAMAARRLASPPESGSEDLDLVFPSAVWTLRDPQNVGHAWQRVREALGFDEDITPHSFRHAVATILDDAGLSARVTADVLGHTDPSMTQKHYMARGRPHRAAAAVLDRAIGD from the coding sequence ATGAGACGGGGTAGACCCCCACGGCCTCTCGGCGTCCCCGGCAAACCGATGCTCACCGAGATCGCCCCCGGACACTGGAAAGCACGCATCTACGTGCGCGACACCTCCGGTCGGCGCCGAGACGTCACCCGCTTCTCCCCGATCAAACTCAACACCCAAGGCCGCGCGCTTCCCGACCGCACCGGCCAACGTGCCCTCGACGCCGTCCTCAGCGCAGCTGCCGACATCCGAGTCGATCTCGACGACGCACTGTCGGATTCGATCACCGTGCGAGAGCTGTGGAAGCACTACCGCGATCACCTCATCTCCCTCAACCGCGCCGGCGCAACCATCAGCCGCTACGACGAGGCCGCAAAAACCTTCGACACCGCCTTCGGCGGTCGGCGCCTGTTCGAAGTCACGACCTCTACCGTCGAATCCTTCCTCCAAGAGGTCGGCCACGCCCGAGGACCATCGAACATGCGAACCGCCCGCAACGTGCTCTCAGGAATGTTCCGGTTCGCGTGCAGCCGAACTCCCCTCGAGGTCAACCCTGTTCGCGAGGCCAAGATGGCCGAGAACGTCGAAGCCAAGGGACGCACAGGCGGTGCAGGCGATCTGACCGTCGACCAGCTGCGCTTCATCTTGTCCTCGGTGAGAGTCTCCACCACCCCGTGTCCACGCAAACTCGCCAAGGCCGAACGCGAGCGGGGCAAACCGGTCAAGGCATACACCCCACCGACGGTGGCTGCGTACTGCGAGGGCGCCGACATCGCCGACGTGATCACCCTTTACGCTGCGACCGGCCTACGTCGCTCCCAGATGCTCGGACTGGTGTGGTCTGACATCGACTTCGACGAGTCCACACTTCGCCCCACCGGCAAGGTCATCCGTCTCGCGGGCGTCGGACTGGTCCGTGTCACCGACGACAACGATCCGAAAAACCACACCGGCACCATGGCGTTGCCAGACTTCGCCGTGGTGATGCTCAAACGTCGCAAGGCCGCGATGGCCGCGCGGCGCCTGGCCTCACCGCCGGAGTCTGGGTCCGAGGATCTGGATCTGGTGTTCCCGTCGGCGGTATGGACATTGCGGGACCCGCAGAACGTCGGCCATGCGTGGCAACGTGTCCGGGAAGCCCTCGGCTTCGACGAGGACATCACCCCGCACAGCTTCCGCCACGCCGTGGCAACGATCCTCGACGACGCCGGACTCTCGGCCCGTGTGACCGCCGATGTCCTCGGCCACACTGACCCCTCGATGACCCAGAAGCACTATATGGCACGAGGTCGCCCGCACCGTGCCGCAGCCGCCGTCCTCGACCGAGCCATCGGCGACTAG
- a CDS encoding DEAD/DEAH box helicase, with product MPQSPEVIEAAIREAISPGFRGGLLARGEARGMIWRDGILPENAPEFGPLLDYNLLSYGYALLGSGMRLIEAEGSRELSRRAFENAAVAIESVIARGPQTDDREFHRVVAAAAYHLGGFSARAYSLLSKVRNSAQTTASEQCLVLLMLRSLDDLSALIFGWRAESRASDAELVTVLERSYTAVGIDDLAEEDAPDVIDVIDLALTDAFMAAMSVAMLAFERGDAELLDDAVHRLRTGLDAAGELNLVPQWWCHRLAIHLLDGLWQASFHAVLPIGPREGGEGDWHELRATFIATLLRRRRSEIELWPSQLEAAARVLDTHDNLVLSLPTSAGKTRIAELCILATLAERRRIVVVTPLRALSAQTEAILERTFVPLGKTVSSLYGTTGLSEVDQDILGERNIIVATPEKLDFALRNDPDLLNDVGLVVLDEGHMIGQNEREVRYEIQVQRLLRRPDAANRRIVCLSAILPDGDQMQDFVNWLTDDQPAGLIANSWRPTTLRYGEITWHDDHARLTVTVGSETPFVPRFLSAFTPPKNRRTSFPNDQQELTLASAWQLVDEGQTVLIFCPLRRSVNSLAKAIVKLNRQGALRNVFEGDAAQLNTALTIGEEWLGPTHPILACLKLGVAVHHGSLPTPYRKEVERLLREGVLKITVSSPTLAQGLNLSASALIIHSIWRSRALIEASEFRNIVGRAGRAFVDSVGLVLHPLYENKYWERRNWRKLVDDSAHRDMSSGLMQLVESLLTRMLHKFGDDDLEVLIDYVAGNAAWGFPELSDEEDDQAAAVAARKWREQLSSLDCALFSLLNDSAVDEVGIEEALDHALASSLWTRSVARRRELAQTALRAGLSSRARFLWDRTTATQRRSYFLAGVGLETGRKLDENADVLNQHLRDAERSILDSDDHGAIAAITQFAAIALTIEPFAPPNLSVGWEVTLAGWLEGKTVVEIASGDTFDALELIEDTLAYRLPWAMEAVRVRASAHESADDAWLLVDPDEGHAVAAVESGTLNRSAALLMRAGFSSRSGAIAAVLSESGQFTTLAELHQWLGSEDVRRHADDGDWPTPSTHDLWTGFTNRSVASGQKTWTHTVEYASVTWFDDHPSSSAAPYRAVSDEVLTFIDMPDGRRVGFLNEPLNPKRAGLLTVAGTSAENTVELNYRGPADLYG from the coding sequence ATGCCTCAAAGCCCTGAGGTTATCGAAGCAGCTATCCGTGAGGCGATATCACCAGGCTTCCGGGGAGGGCTCCTCGCCCGCGGCGAAGCGCGCGGGATGATCTGGCGTGATGGGATACTGCCAGAGAACGCGCCGGAATTCGGGCCACTGCTGGATTACAACCTGCTGTCCTACGGTTACGCGTTGCTCGGAAGCGGGATGCGCCTTATCGAGGCGGAAGGATCTCGCGAGCTCAGCCGACGCGCATTCGAGAATGCGGCGGTGGCGATCGAGTCCGTGATTGCGCGAGGCCCCCAGACAGATGATCGAGAATTCCACCGCGTGGTTGCGGCTGCGGCTTACCACTTGGGAGGGTTTTCTGCGCGCGCTTACTCGCTCCTGTCGAAGGTTCGGAACTCGGCGCAGACCACAGCAAGCGAACAGTGTTTGGTCCTGCTCATGCTCAGGAGCCTCGACGATCTTTCCGCTCTGATCTTTGGGTGGCGGGCCGAATCGAGGGCGTCGGATGCTGAACTTGTGACTGTGCTCGAGCGCTCCTACACAGCAGTCGGTATTGACGACCTCGCGGAGGAAGATGCACCTGACGTCATCGATGTGATAGATCTGGCGCTTACCGATGCTTTCATGGCTGCGATGAGCGTTGCGATGCTCGCCTTCGAGCGAGGTGATGCCGAGCTTCTCGACGATGCCGTGCACAGATTGAGAACTGGGCTTGATGCTGCTGGCGAATTGAATCTGGTTCCCCAGTGGTGGTGCCACCGGCTTGCCATTCATCTACTCGACGGTCTGTGGCAGGCCAGCTTCCACGCGGTCCTTCCGATAGGTCCGCGGGAAGGAGGCGAAGGGGACTGGCACGAGCTACGCGCAACCTTCATTGCCACGCTGCTCCGACGCCGTCGATCGGAGATTGAACTTTGGCCGTCTCAGCTCGAAGCGGCGGCTCGTGTGCTCGATACACACGACAACCTTGTCTTGTCGCTCCCTACGAGCGCGGGCAAGACACGCATCGCTGAGCTTTGTATCCTCGCGACGCTGGCAGAGCGGAGGCGAATCGTGGTCGTGACCCCGTTGCGTGCGCTGTCAGCTCAGACCGAGGCGATCCTAGAGCGCACTTTCGTCCCTTTGGGAAAGACTGTGTCATCGCTCTACGGCACGACCGGCCTCAGTGAAGTGGACCAAGATATTCTCGGTGAGCGCAACATCATCGTCGCCACTCCAGAGAAGCTCGACTTCGCTCTGCGCAATGACCCCGACTTGCTCAACGACGTAGGCCTCGTCGTACTGGACGAGGGCCACATGATCGGGCAAAACGAGCGCGAGGTCCGCTACGAGATTCAGGTTCAGCGACTGCTGCGCCGCCCCGACGCCGCGAACCGACGCATCGTATGCCTGTCGGCGATCCTCCCCGACGGCGATCAAATGCAGGACTTCGTCAACTGGCTTACCGACGACCAACCTGCAGGTCTGATCGCCAACTCATGGCGGCCCACCACGTTGCGCTATGGGGAGATCACCTGGCACGACGACCACGCCCGTCTCACCGTGACCGTGGGTAGTGAGACACCGTTCGTTCCTCGCTTTTTGTCTGCCTTCACTCCACCGAAAAATCGAAGAACGTCGTTCCCGAACGACCAACAGGAGCTGACACTTGCCTCCGCATGGCAACTCGTCGACGAAGGGCAGACGGTCCTGATCTTCTGCCCACTCAGGAGATCGGTCAACTCGCTGGCCAAAGCGATCGTCAAACTCAATCGTCAAGGCGCACTGAGGAACGTATTCGAAGGGGATGCCGCGCAGCTGAACACGGCGTTGACGATCGGCGAGGAATGGCTCGGACCTACACACCCGATTCTTGCCTGCTTGAAGTTGGGCGTTGCGGTCCACCATGGCTCACTTCCGACCCCCTACCGGAAGGAAGTGGAACGTCTCCTCCGAGAGGGCGTCTTGAAGATTACGGTGTCTTCGCCAACACTTGCCCAAGGACTGAACCTCTCCGCCAGCGCGCTGATCATCCACAGCATCTGGCGAAGTCGCGCTCTGATCGAAGCCTCCGAATTCCGCAACATAGTCGGTAGGGCCGGCCGTGCGTTCGTCGACTCTGTAGGCCTCGTGCTCCACCCGCTCTACGAGAACAAGTATTGGGAGCGAAGGAACTGGCGAAAGCTGGTCGACGACAGCGCCCATCGCGACATGAGCAGCGGATTGATGCAGCTCGTCGAGTCCTTGCTTACCCGTATGTTGCACAAGTTTGGAGACGACGACCTTGAAGTGTTGATCGACTACGTGGCGGGGAACGCCGCCTGGGGTTTTCCTGAACTTTCCGACGAAGAGGACGATCAGGCCGCCGCAGTGGCTGCGCGTAAATGGAGGGAACAGCTTTCCAGCCTCGATTGCGCACTATTTAGCCTCCTCAATGACTCAGCAGTCGACGAGGTCGGCATCGAAGAGGCTCTCGACCACGCGCTCGCTTCCTCGCTCTGGACGCGAAGCGTGGCACGGAGACGCGAACTCGCTCAGACCGCTCTGCGCGCTGGTCTTTCCTCCAGAGCGCGCTTTCTGTGGGATCGGACGACCGCAACCCAACGCCGCAGCTATTTTCTCGCAGGCGTCGGTCTTGAGACCGGCCGCAAGCTCGACGAGAACGCTGACGTGCTGAATCAGCATCTGAGAGATGCCGAGCGGAGCATCCTTGACAGTGACGATCACGGAGCAATTGCCGCTATCACCCAGTTCGCTGCGATCGCTCTCACCATCGAACCATTCGCACCACCAAATCTTTCCGTAGGTTGGGAGGTGACGTTGGCGGGGTGGCTCGAAGGCAAGACTGTTGTGGAGATTGCCTCCGGTGACACCTTCGACGCTCTCGAGTTGATCGAGGACACCCTCGCGTACCGATTGCCATGGGCGATGGAGGCTGTGCGCGTTCGGGCTTCCGCCCACGAAAGTGCTGACGACGCGTGGTTGCTGGTCGACCCAGATGAAGGACATGCGGTGGCGGCGGTTGAATCGGGAACGCTGAACCGTTCCGCGGCTCTGCTCATGAGAGCTGGTTTCTCCTCTCGGTCAGGCGCAATCGCAGCCGTTCTGTCAGAGAGTGGGCAATTCACCACCTTGGCAGAGCTTCACCAGTGGTTGGGCTCCGAAGACGTGCGTCGTCATGCAGATGACGGTGATTGGCCAACGCCGTCTACACACGACCTGTGGACCGGGTTCACCAATCGAAGTGTGGCGTCTGGGCAAAAGACATGGACCCACACAGTCGAGTACGCGTCAGTGACCTGGTTCGATGACCACCCATCTAGCAGCGCCGCGCCGTACCGAGCCGTCTCCGACGAGGTGCTGACCTTCATTGACATGCCAGATGGGCGACGGGTGGGATTCCTCAACGAGCCGCTCAATCCGAAACGGGCTGGTCTACTAACGGTGGCGGGTACCTCGGCAGAAAATACTGTTGAGCTCAATTACAGGGGCCCGGCAGATCTGTACGGATAA
- a CDS encoding Hachiman antiphage defense system protein HamA, with protein sequence MAGIKSWAPAVHEQLGPHRLVYMSASDDTADAGIDWAAAAIPRQYAASAKIARILRRLNKPAAAEYLEDKLPTSPRTRSGELGEIFGFQYAAREMGYRMIARLRWKDHRQMPMRGDDIVGVRLSQTGRMEFLKGEAKSRARLGKGTVSEADEALQNDNGRPSAHALAFFADRLDDLGEADLADRIYAAQLSTRIDQRQVLQLLFTFTGNDPRTLLRESTTAYGGSVTRHAVGLQVPEHQAFIAAVYARVVSDASKP encoded by the coding sequence ATGGCCGGAATCAAGTCTTGGGCGCCAGCTGTCCACGAGCAGCTAGGACCGCACCGCCTTGTGTATATGAGCGCGTCCGACGACACCGCCGATGCGGGGATCGACTGGGCTGCAGCTGCGATACCAAGGCAGTACGCGGCATCCGCCAAGATCGCGAGAATCCTTCGACGCCTGAACAAGCCCGCTGCGGCGGAGTACCTGGAAGACAAGCTGCCGACATCGCCTCGTACACGCTCGGGAGAGCTCGGTGAGATCTTTGGCTTCCAGTACGCGGCGCGCGAGATGGGCTATCGAATGATCGCGCGGTTGAGGTGGAAGGACCACCGTCAGATGCCGATGCGGGGGGACGACATCGTCGGCGTCCGGTTGAGCCAGACCGGGAGGATGGAGTTCTTGAAGGGGGAGGCGAAGAGCCGCGCTCGTCTTGGCAAAGGAACAGTGAGCGAGGCAGACGAGGCGTTGCAAAACGACAACGGCCGCCCGTCCGCGCATGCATTGGCGTTTTTCGCAGACCGGCTCGATGACCTGGGCGAAGCCGATCTCGCTGACCGAATCTACGCCGCGCAGCTATCGACGCGGATCGATCAGCGCCAGGTACTACAGCTTCTGTTCACCTTCACCGGCAACGACCCTCGCACTCTCCTTCGGGAGAGCACTACAGCCTACGGAGGCTCCGTCACCCGTCACGCGGTCGGTCTGCAGGTTCCGGAGCACCAGGCATTCATAGCTGCCGTCTACGCCAGGGTGGTGTCTGATGCCTCAAAGCCCTGA
- the glpR gene encoding gephyrin-like molybdotransferase receptor GlpR codes for MPNSILWIGLVVLWVFVLFPILADRHPRIRRTTDAALATRVLHRGGAERRIRIGAAGGHESDPDYRPRVLTKRPHRTDSEDRMTTDEPVTEDDDEKLTAMAERDAAIEPGDDSPIDVELEKPDAAAELAADEADDAAAEPVSPPAEDPPVAARIPPAPPARLDDIDPEPADDFDDEDFVPSRRGRGGYDPEADAIARAARYSFRQRAVLGLIIATTLFAAFGLLLNALFWWAFGLTTAVLVGYLAYLRRQVQVEEEIRRRRAARLIRGKRREATATPEAATTRRTMDRDTARALRRRSTLLDTDDEDPVFEYLETFDPATSRALRTRVEDLGRAVGE; via the coding sequence ATGCCGAATTCGATCCTGTGGATCGGACTCGTAGTGCTGTGGGTCTTCGTCCTGTTCCCGATTCTGGCGGACCGGCACCCTCGGATCCGCCGCACCACCGATGCCGCACTCGCCACGCGCGTGCTGCACCGTGGCGGGGCCGAACGACGGATTCGCATCGGGGCGGCCGGCGGTCATGAGAGTGACCCCGACTACCGCCCCCGTGTGCTGACCAAGCGCCCCCACCGTACTGATTCGGAGGATCGGATGACGACCGATGAGCCCGTCACCGAAGACGACGACGAAAAGCTGACCGCCATGGCCGAACGCGACGCGGCGATCGAGCCCGGCGACGATTCGCCGATCGACGTGGAACTCGAAAAGCCCGATGCGGCAGCCGAACTCGCTGCTGACGAGGCCGATGACGCTGCCGCGGAACCGGTCTCGCCCCCGGCGGAAGACCCGCCCGTCGCCGCCCGGATCCCACCCGCGCCACCGGCCCGGCTCGACGACATCGACCCCGAACCCGCCGACGACTTCGACGACGAGGACTTCGTGCCCTCACGCCGGGGCCGTGGCGGCTACGACCCCGAGGCCGACGCCATCGCGCGCGCCGCCCGCTACAGCTTCCGGCAGCGCGCCGTCCTCGGCCTGATCATCGCCACCACCCTGTTCGCCGCCTTCGGTCTGCTGCTCAACGCGCTGTTCTGGTGGGCCTTCGGCCTCACCACCGCCGTGCTGGTCGGCTACCTGGCCTACTTGCGCAGGCAGGTGCAGGTGGAGGAGGAGATCCGCCGCCGCCGCGCCGCCCGCCTGATCCGCGGCAAACGTCGCGAGGCCACCGCCACCCCCGAGGCGGCGACCACTCGGCGCACCATGGATCGCGACACCGCCCGAGCCTTGCGTCGCCGCTCCACCTTGCTCGACACCGACGACGAGGATCCGGTGTTCGAGTACCTCGAGACCTTCGATCCAGCCACCTCCCGCGCCTTGCGCACCCGGGTCGAGGACCTCGGCCGCGCCGTCGGCGAGTAA
- a CDS encoding GNAT family N-acetyltransferase produces MNVFRAGQHPGWPARLGPVVVAGGQVTLRPVRFRDAAAWSRIRLRDRDHLERWEPTGRGAWEARNHASNWPALWTSLKAEARRGAMIPLVIEVDGQFSGQLTIGNIVRGALRSAWIGYWVAKDLGGQGVATAALGLGLDHCFGPVGLHRVEATVRPENLASQAVLRNVGFREEGMLRRYLDVDGAWRDHLLVGLTVEEVMGTVVDRLVREGRAALP; encoded by the coding sequence ATGAACGTATTCCGGGCCGGACAGCATCCCGGCTGGCCCGCACGGCTCGGTCCGGTGGTCGTGGCCGGTGGACAGGTCACCCTGCGGCCGGTGCGGTTTCGCGATGCCGCCGCCTGGAGCCGGATCCGTCTACGCGACCGCGATCACCTGGAGCGCTGGGAACCCACCGGACGCGGGGCGTGGGAGGCGCGTAACCACGCCTCCAACTGGCCCGCGCTGTGGACCAGTCTCAAGGCCGAGGCGCGCCGGGGCGCGATGATCCCGCTGGTCATCGAGGTCGATGGGCAGTTCAGCGGTCAGCTGACCATCGGCAATATCGTGCGTGGCGCGCTGCGCTCGGCGTGGATCGGCTACTGGGTCGCCAAGGATCTCGGGGGACAGGGCGTGGCGACGGCCGCGCTCGGGCTCGGTCTCGACCACTGCTTCGGACCCGTCGGCCTGCATCGCGTCGAGGCGACGGTGCGCCCGGAGAACCTGGCCAGCCAGGCGGTCCTGCGCAATGTCGGCTTCCGGGAAGAGGGCATGCTGCGCCGCTACCTCGATGTGGACGGCGCCTGGCGTGATCACCTGCTGGTGGGCTTGACGGTCGAAGAGGTCATGGGCACGGTGGTTGACCGCCTGGTCAGGGAGGGTCGAGCGGCACTGCCGTGA
- the glp gene encoding gephyrin-like molybdotransferase Glp, with amino-acid sequence MRSVEDQLIKVTAAAVAPRPVRVAISEAQGLLCAEDVVSERPLPGFDQAAIDGYAVRSVDVAAAGTDVRDENDELIDLTLPVVGEVVAGSRQPIRLQPRQTVRVDTGAPLPTLADAVLPLDFTDGGRARIKVFEAVRSGDYVRRVGDDVQPGDVAVRAGTIIGAAQVGLLAAVGQDKVLVHPRPRLSVISIGGELIDIDRTPGPGQVYDVNSYALAAAARDAGADVNRVGIVSADPRRLRDVVEGQLVRSEVVVIAGAVGGWASDQVREALDGLGELEVDRVAMHPGSVQGFGRLGRDEVPTFLLPANPVSALVVFEVMVRPLIRIALGRRQPMRRIVNARTITPISSMPGRKGFLRAQLLRDEATGDYLVQPLGNGNGGSSHLLATLAEANSLIVVDPDDTEFRTGDEVQVAFLAQRG; translated from the coding sequence ATGCGCTCGGTGGAGGATCAGCTGATCAAGGTCACCGCGGCCGCGGTCGCGCCCCGGCCGGTCCGGGTGGCGATCTCCGAGGCCCAGGGTTTGTTGTGCGCGGAGGACGTCGTCTCCGAACGGCCGCTGCCCGGTTTCGATCAGGCCGCCATCGACGGCTACGCGGTGCGCAGCGTCGACGTGGCCGCCGCGGGCACCGATGTGCGCGACGAGAACGACGAACTGATCGACCTCACCCTGCCGGTGGTCGGCGAAGTTGTCGCCGGTTCGCGCCAGCCGATCCGGTTGCAGCCGCGCCAGACCGTGCGCGTCGACACCGGCGCGCCGCTGCCGACCCTCGCCGACGCCGTCCTGCCGCTGGACTTCACCGACGGCGGCCGCGCCAGGATCAAGGTCTTCGAGGCCGTGCGTTCCGGCGACTACGTGCGCCGCGTCGGTGACGACGTCCAGCCCGGCGACGTGGCCGTGCGCGCGGGCACGATCATCGGCGCTGCCCAGGTGGGTCTGCTCGCCGCGGTCGGCCAGGACAAGGTGCTCGTGCACCCGCGCCCCCGGCTGTCGGTGATCTCGATCGGTGGCGAGCTGATCGATATCGATCGCACCCCTGGCCCCGGTCAGGTCTACGACGTGAACTCCTACGCGCTGGCCGCGGCCGCGCGTGATGCCGGTGCCGACGTGAACCGCGTCGGCATCGTCAGCGCCGATCCGCGTCGCCTGCGTGATGTGGTCGAGGGCCAGCTGGTGCGCTCGGAGGTGGTGGTGATCGCGGGCGCGGTCGGCGGCTGGGCCTCGGATCAGGTGCGCGAGGCGCTCGACGGGCTCGGTGAGCTCGAGGTCGACCGGGTGGCGATGCATCCGGGCTCGGTGCAGGGCTTCGGACGCCTCGGCCGCGACGAGGTGCCGACCTTCCTGCTCCCGGCGAATCCGGTGAGCGCGCTGGTGGTGTTCGAGGTGATGGTGCGTCCGCTGATCCGGATCGCGCTGGGCCGCCGACAGCCGATGCGCCGAATCGTCAACGCCCGCACCATCACTCCGATCTCGTCCATGCCGGGCCGTAAGGGTTTCCTGCGCGCACAGCTGCTGCGTGACGAAGCGACCGGCGACTATCTGGTGCAGCCGCTCGGCAACGGCAACGGTGGGTCCTCCCACCTGCTGGCGACCCTGGCCGAGGCCAACAGCCTGATCGTGGTCGATCCCGACGACACCGAATTCCGGACCGGCGACGAGGTTCAGGTCGCGTTCCTGGCGCAGCGCGGCTGA
- a CDS encoding UTP--glucose-1-phosphate uridylyltransferase: MTDKTSGFRTAVVPAAGLGTRFLPATKTVPKELLPVVDTPGIELVAAEAAESGADRLVIVTSPGKDGVVAHFVEDLVLESTLAERGKFALLEKVRKAPGLLDVTSVVQEEPLGLGHAVAQSEAVLDADEDAIAVLLPDDLVLPCGVLETMNRVRRERGGSVLCAIDVPKDQVSAYGVFDVEELADGAEVDVLRVRGMVEKPALADAPSTLAAAGRYLLDRVIFDALRRITPGAGGELQLTDAIALLIAEGHPVHVVVHRGSRHDLGNPGGYLRAAVDFALEREEYGPQLREWLKFRLGPEWDPQSPDA; the protein is encoded by the coding sequence ATGACAGACAAGACTTCCGGTTTCCGCACTGCGGTGGTTCCCGCGGCCGGACTCGGGACGCGGTTTCTGCCTGCGACCAAGACGGTGCCCAAGGAATTGCTGCCGGTGGTCGACACTCCCGGCATCGAACTGGTCGCCGCGGAAGCCGCCGAATCCGGCGCCGACCGGCTGGTGATCGTGACCTCGCCCGGCAAGGACGGTGTGGTCGCGCATTTCGTCGAGGATCTGGTGCTGGAGAGCACGCTGGCCGAGCGCGGGAAGTTCGCGCTGCTGGAGAAGGTCCGCAAGGCACCGGGTCTGCTCGATGTGACCTCGGTGGTCCAAGAGGAGCCGCTCGGGCTCGGACACGCGGTGGCCCAGTCCGAGGCGGTGCTCGACGCCGACGAGGACGCCATCGCGGTGCTGCTGCCCGACGATCTGGTGCTGCCGTGTGGCGTGCTCGAGACGATGAACCGGGTGCGCCGCGAGCGCGGCGGCTCGGTGCTGTGTGCCATCGATGTGCCGAAAGACCAGGTCAGCGCCTATGGCGTCTTCGATGTCGAGGAGCTGGCCGACGGCGCCGAGGTCGACGTGCTGCGGGTGCGGGGCATGGTCGAGAAGCCCGCGCTGGCCGACGCGCCATCGACGCTGGCCGCCGCGGGCCGCTATCTGCTCGATCGGGTGATCTTCGACGCACTGCGCCGCATCACGCCGGGCGCGGGCGGAGAACTGCAGCTCACCGACGCCATCGCCCTGCTGATCGCCGAGGGTCATCCGGTGCACGTCGTGGTCCACCGTGGGTCGCGCCACGATTTGGGCAACCCGGGCGGTTATCTTCGAGCTGCCGTGGATTTCGCCCTCGAGCGGGAGGAATACGGTCCGCAACTGCGCGAGTGGCTGAAGTTTCGGCTCGGCCCGGAATGGGACCCGCAGTCCCCGGACGCGTAG
- a CDS encoding 5-formyltetrahydrofolate cyclo-ligase codes for MPGERTKYAWRTQVLAERARVGAAVHAAEAAALAAAAGLLAGADEVVCAYVPIRGEPGDLRMLDALRVAGATVLLPVTGEPGPLCWARYGGADSLRKARFGLLEPTAPSLPPETVSEAATILVPALAVDRRGVRLGRGAGYYDRTLGAARADTRLIAVVRDAELVDRLPEEAHDRRMGWALTPGGGLDELGCDLGVSPE; via the coding sequence ATGCCCGGTGAGCGCACGAAATATGCCTGGCGCACCCAGGTCCTGGCCGAGCGGGCACGGGTCGGCGCGGCCGTACACGCCGCCGAAGCGGCCGCGCTGGCCGCCGCGGCAGGCCTGCTGGCCGGGGCTGATGAGGTCGTGTGCGCCTATGTGCCGATCCGCGGCGAGCCCGGCGATCTGCGGATGCTCGACGCGCTGCGGGTGGCGGGTGCCACAGTGTTGCTGCCGGTCACCGGCGAGCCGGGACCCCTGTGCTGGGCGCGGTACGGGGGCGCCGATTCCCTGCGAAAGGCCCGCTTCGGCCTGCTCGAACCGACCGCGCCGAGCCTGCCCCCGGAGACTGTGAGCGAGGCCGCGACGATCCTGGTTCCCGCGCTCGCGGTGGACCGGCGCGGGGTGCGGCTCGGGCGCGGCGCGGGCTACTACGACCGCACGCTGGGCGCCGCGCGCGCCGACACGCGGTTGATCGCGGTCGTCCGCGACGCCGAGCTGGTCGACCGGCTGCCCGAGGAGGCGCACGACCGTCGGATGGGCTGGGCGCTCACCCCGGGCGGCGGACTGGACGAACTGGGGTGCGACCTCGGCGTTTCGCCGGAATGA
- a CDS encoding FmdB family zinc ribbon protein, which translates to MPTYSYACTECDNRFDIVQSFSDDALTVCPQCSGKLRKLFNSVGIVFKGSGFYRTDSRGGASTASEPAKSSSDSNGSSGIGDGSSSTGSSTSSAPAAAS; encoded by the coding sequence GTGCCAACTTATTCGTACGCGTGCACCGAGTGTGACAACCGCTTCGACATTGTTCAGTCCTTCTCCGACGATGCGCTGACGGTGTGCCCGCAGTGCTCCGGAAAGCTGCGCAAGCTGTTCAACTCGGTCGGCATCGTCTTCAAGGGCAGCGGTTTCTACCGCACCGACAGCCGTGGTGGCGCGTCCACCGCCAGCGAACCGGCCAAGTCCTCGTCGGACTCCAACGGCAGTAGCGGCATCGGCGACGGCAGCTCCTCGACCGGGTCCAGCACCAGCTCGGCACCCGCCGCCGCCAGCTGA